The segment AAATGCTGTATGCTTCCCTTTCGGTGTCCGTTTCTCATCGGAGATGAAGATCATTTTCGCTGTGGCATATATAACGAACGTCCAGGCCAATGCCGGGCTTTTCCGATTGATGAACGGGATTTAAAGGATGTGAACTATCAGTGCGGATATTTTTTCGTAACGCCAGAGCCTCAACCCATGAAATTTGAATCTCCCCTCCTTCAAATTCGGATCAAAAACGAGAGTCCTTCCTATTACGCAGAAACAAGAAGCTAGAAACGCTTCCCCTAACCCGTAGGTCCATACCGTTTTAGAAAATCTTCATAGCGGCGAACTTCAGCCGTATTCCCAACGATGAGCGGAACCCGTTGATGTAATTCTTCGGGTTCAACTTCCAAAATTCTTTTTCGGCCGGTTGAAGCGGCTCCTCCTGCCTGCTCCGCAATAAAGGCAATGGGAGCAGCTTCAAAAAGCAACCGAAGTTTCCCTTTAGGAAGTTTGGGATCTTTATGATCTGCTGGATATAAAAAGATTCCCCCATACAAAAGGTTTCGATGAAAATCTGAAACAAGGGAACCCACATATCGAGAGGAAAAAGGACGTCCTGTCGTTGGATCCTTTTCCTTCAGGTATTGAATATACCTCTGTGTTCCATGGTCCCAATAAACAAAATTTCCCTCATTTACACTATAAATCTTGCAGGTCTTGGGAATCAGAATGCTGTCATGGGAGAGAATAAATTCCCCAACGGTAGGGTCCAAAGTAAACCCAAAAACCCCCTGACCGGTGGAATAGACTAAAACAGTGGAAGAACCATAGATAACATACCCCGCACCCAACTGATTATCACCTTTTTGAAGACAATCCCTCTCCACCCCTGCCTTTCCGGAGCTAATCCGCCGATGAATTGAAAAAATGGTGCCGATACTCACGTTTGCATCAATATTGGAGGAGCCATCCAAAGGATCCAGGTTCATGGCATAATTCCCAATTAAATATTCATCATGAACCTCAATAATCTTTTCATGCTCCTCAGAGGCAATGGCACAAACCTTTCCCCCTTGCTTTAATATGTTGATAAAGAGTTCATTGGCAAACCGATCCAGCTTTTGAACCAACTCTCCCTGGACATTAATATCTCCCGTACTTCCTAAAATATTTACAAGGCCCGCCCGGTTCACCTCCTTTGAAATGATTTTTGCCGCTAGCGCAACATCATATAAGAGACCTGAAAATCCACCAGATGCTTCCGGGAACTTACGTTGCTGGTCCAAAATATGCCGCTCAATGGTTGTGATCTTCATATAATTTCTCCTTCAAATAGGAAAACTGGGCAGTTGCTTTAGAACATATTTCCTGATTTCCTTAGGGTGGGGGAGAGATTTTAATACTTCTCCATCCTGAATCATAGACTCCAGTAGGTTTTCAAAAACTCCCCCGCAGGAACAGCTCTTTTTTCCCTTTTGGGTTTTTTTGGGGATTGGCCTAATCTC is part of the Nitrospiria bacterium genome and harbors:
- the fbp gene encoding class 1 fructose-bisphosphatase, which gives rise to MKITTIERHILDQQRKFPEASGGFSGLLYDVALAAKIISKEVNRAGLVNILGSTGDINVQGELVQKLDRFANELFINILKQGGKVCAIASEEHEKIIEVHDEYLIGNYAMNLDPLDGSSNIDANVSIGTIFSIHRRISSGKAGVERDCLQKGDNQLGAGYVIYGSSTVLVYSTGQGVFGFTLDPTVGEFILSHDSILIPKTCKIYSVNEGNFVYWDHGTQRYIQYLKEKDPTTGRPFSSRYVGSLVSDFHRNLLYGGIFLYPADHKDPKLPKGKLRLLFEAAPIAFIAEQAGGAASTGRKRILEVEPEELHQRVPLIVGNTAEVRRYEDFLKRYGPTG
- a CDS encoding YkgJ family cysteine cluster protein; translation: MKKRYLHKITKSATATPLSRVGNKIRRFFLCLTQKDYILEQEKQRAGECVSCGKCCMLPFRCPFLIGDEDHFRCGIYNERPGQCRAFPIDERDLKDVNYQCGYFFVTPEPQPMKFESPLLQIRIKNESPSYYAETRS